One stretch of Castor canadensis chromosome 12, mCasCan1.hap1v2, whole genome shotgun sequence DNA includes these proteins:
- the Krcc1 gene encoding lysine-rich coiled-coil protein 1 isoform X1, translated as MRESLFVNLMKHSKKSSDSFQDELEDYIKVQKSRGLEPKTCFRKMREDYLETCEYREEVDSRHRYRMFDQRLPSGTMQTYPRSCNISQKVENRLPQWLPTHDSKLRLDSLGYCQFTRDCFSEKPVPLNLSQQEYNCGSYNVESGVHKHLSLEHSTSAPQTSRKQIHQKRKRHPEEGREKTEDERPKHKNKRSSEEMDSDKHKSIQSKKTKVETETVQVSTEKLKDRKQKKNRGASSKKEDRKHRKEKKEHGKERTEEEMLWDQSILGF; from the exons ATGag AGAATCCCTTTTTGTCAACCTAATGAAGCATTCAAAGAAGTCATCTGACTCTTTTCAAGATGAACTCGAAGATTATATTAAAGTACAGAAATCCAGAGGCTTAGAGCCAAAGACTTGTTTCAGAAAAATGAGAGAGGACTATTTGGAAACCTGTGAGTACAGAGAAGAGGTTGATTCCAGACACAGGTATAGAATGTTTGATCAAAGACTCCCATCTGGAACTATGCAGACCTACCCAAGATCATGCAATATTTCACAAAAAGTAGAAAACCGGTTGCCTCAGTGGTTACCAACTCATGACAGCAAGCTGAGACTAGACTCTCTGGGCTACTGTCAATTCACCAGGGACTGTTTCTCAGAAAAACCAGTGCCCCTGAACCTTAGTCAACAAGAATATAATTGTGGTTCATACAATGTAGAATCCGGAGTTCACAAGCACCTCTCCTTAGAACACAGTACCAGTGCCCCTCAAACCAGTCGTAAACAGATACATCAGAAGAGGAAAAGGCACccagaggaaggcagagaaaaaaCAGAGGACGAACGGCCCAAGCATAAGAATAAAAGAAGTTCTGAGGAAATGGATTCAGACAAACATAAGAGCAtccaaagtaaaaaaacaaaggtGGAAACAGAAACTGTACAGGTCAGTACAGAAAAGCTTAAGGAtcgaaagcagaaaaaaaaccgAGGTGCATCCTCTAAGAAAGAGGACCGTAagcatagaaaagagaaaaaggaacatgGCAAAGAAAGGACAGAGGAGGAAATGCTTTGGGACCAGTCTATCCTTGGATTTTga
- the Krcc1 gene encoding lysine-rich coiled-coil protein 1 isoform X2 has protein sequence MKHSKKSSDSFQDELEDYIKVQKSRGLEPKTCFRKMREDYLETCEYREEVDSRHRYRMFDQRLPSGTMQTYPRSCNISQKVENRLPQWLPTHDSKLRLDSLGYCQFTRDCFSEKPVPLNLSQQEYNCGSYNVESGVHKHLSLEHSTSAPQTSRKQIHQKRKRHPEEGREKTEDERPKHKNKRSSEEMDSDKHKSIQSKKTKVETETVQVSTEKLKDRKQKKNRGASSKKEDRKHRKEKKEHGKERTEEEMLWDQSILGF, from the coding sequence ATGAAGCATTCAAAGAAGTCATCTGACTCTTTTCAAGATGAACTCGAAGATTATATTAAAGTACAGAAATCCAGAGGCTTAGAGCCAAAGACTTGTTTCAGAAAAATGAGAGAGGACTATTTGGAAACCTGTGAGTACAGAGAAGAGGTTGATTCCAGACACAGGTATAGAATGTTTGATCAAAGACTCCCATCTGGAACTATGCAGACCTACCCAAGATCATGCAATATTTCACAAAAAGTAGAAAACCGGTTGCCTCAGTGGTTACCAACTCATGACAGCAAGCTGAGACTAGACTCTCTGGGCTACTGTCAATTCACCAGGGACTGTTTCTCAGAAAAACCAGTGCCCCTGAACCTTAGTCAACAAGAATATAATTGTGGTTCATACAATGTAGAATCCGGAGTTCACAAGCACCTCTCCTTAGAACACAGTACCAGTGCCCCTCAAACCAGTCGTAAACAGATACATCAGAAGAGGAAAAGGCACccagaggaaggcagagaaaaaaCAGAGGACGAACGGCCCAAGCATAAGAATAAAAGAAGTTCTGAGGAAATGGATTCAGACAAACATAAGAGCAtccaaagtaaaaaaacaaaggtGGAAACAGAAACTGTACAGGTCAGTACAGAAAAGCTTAAGGAtcgaaagcagaaaaaaaaccgAGGTGCATCCTCTAAGAAAGAGGACCGTAagcatagaaaagagaaaaaggaacatgGCAAAGAAAGGACAGAGGAGGAAATGCTTTGGGACCAGTCTATCCTTGGATTTTga